The Gaiellales bacterium genome window below encodes:
- a CDS encoding cupin domain-containing protein: MADSEPLDAGTAAWHRRLHHTPHDGLTEDTAQTPGMRRYEAISGKRNGSRKIWMGKNHVAPNMRSADHHHGEAETGIYVVSGHPVFVFLEDGQERHIETGPGDYVYVPPWVPHREENPSLDEEAVVVLARSTQEGIVVNLPSLRAAVPELDRIIAGEEI, from the coding sequence ATGGCCGACTCCGAGCCGCTCGACGCCGGCACGGCCGCCTGGCACCGGCGCCTGCACCACACGCCGCACGACGGCCTGACCGAGGACACCGCCCAGACGCCTGGCATGCGCCGCTACGAGGCGATCTCGGGCAAGCGCAACGGCTCGCGCAAGATCTGGATGGGCAAGAACCACGTCGCGCCGAACATGCGCTCGGCCGACCACCACCACGGCGAGGCCGAGACCGGCATCTACGTCGTCTCCGGCCACCCGGTGTTCGTGTTCCTGGAGGACGGCCAGGAGCGCCACATCGAGACCGGCCCGGGCGACTACGTCTACGTGCCGCCGTGGGTGCCGCACCGCGAGGAGAACCCCTCGCTCGACGAGGAGGCGGTCGTCGTCCTCGCCCGCAGCACGCAGGAGGGGATCGTGGTCAACCTGCCCAGCCTGCGCGCGGCCGTCCCGGAGCTCGACCGGATCATCGCGGGGGAGGAGATCTAA